The segment CACTAATGATCACATAGAGTAAAAAGCATTACTTACCCAATGaatagtaaaatattttagGATGTTACAACTACTCTTTAATGTTAACAATAGTTTAGAttcatttaaatactgttttcCAATACATTTTATCTTTCTTATAGTATAGCACATACACATTTTGGTTGATTATTTTTCAGTCCATCACCTCATGTTCAGAGTGAAATCTGTTATGAATTGCTGGGTGGATTCGCATAATAGGCCCCGgaggatgaatcctaatgaATCTGGCTGTTAGGTGCACAGACAGTTTCATATTAAGTGGCttaatttatttgataaaaGCACTTCCCTGGATCCCATTTTTTTAGCACTTAGAACAGATGAAGAACAGATGAAGACGTGACTATTCACTGAACCCAAAAAAACACCTTTActgttatttactgtgtgtgtgtttgctgggtATAGATCTGTCTATATTCAGATATTAGATCAGGCTTATTGTATTGCTATCACTGTTTTGTTGCAGATGTCGCTCTTACGAGGACTGCTGTGGGACTCGCTGTTGTGTGAGAGCCCTGTCCATCCAGAGACTATGGTACTTCTGGTGAGTTACAgttgcaccttttttttttcttttctctttttgatgGTCTGATTCTCTTTTGCTGCATCATCAGGTGCTTAAATTCAATTGAAACCCAGACTGAGTCTCTATTTTCTTTGTTGGTTTCTCAGGGTGCTGCTGATGATGGGAGTCTTGTTCTGCTGTGGAGCTGGTTTCTTCATCCGCAGAAGGATGTATCCGTCCCCACTGAGAGATGAGCCAGCATTCAATGTCTCCTTCACCAGGCACCCTGTCACTACACCAGGTAAGATATAAACCATGAAACAAATCAACGCAACATATCCTACATCAGGGCTCTGAATAtaaacaataaagacaacaatgaatatatttattttaaattataaccACCCACCAGTGTTGAATTATGATACATAATAATGATCACTTACAGGCAAAGAcatacatttagaaataaaactaaagaatGAAAGACACAACAGGTGATTTATTAACGTTTGTGCACAGCATTGTGGGTGGTAGGATCCATCGCTTTGGTCCAGTAGGCATTTCTGTCCCAGAGATAATAAGAAATATCAATTTAGTCTGTTCTAAAAATGTTggcatcatttcattttcttctcaaTGATACTATGAGAAgtatttttttatcttctttccaGTTTCCCAGCAGCCAGGAAGTATGCAAGGCTTTGGGGTTAACGGGATGGCAGGTGGTGAGCCAGGGGTTACCATGACACACCCGGTGTACCCAGCACAGTCTGGCTCTGCCCATATGATAATGAGCTCCTATCCACCACCTCCATCCTACTGCAaccacccaccaccaccctaCGAACAAATATTTCAGAACAGAGACAAGAAGTAACAACAACGAGATGGAACTTGACAAGAACGGGTGAAAGAAGAAAGGACGCAGTTAGAGAATAAATGAACAGGAGATTTAGATGAAGAAGACTAAATTCTGCCAACATTACTGTTTTTGGATGTAGGACTTGGAAAACACACAATCCACCGTCTTTTAGAAAAGACCAGAAGAGGCACAGTAACCCCAATCTAGacgcacaagcacacattcctccacacactcacacacatacactgcttCATCTTTAGTAGTTCATTTACTTTAGGATTTTGTGGCTCTACATGTACAGTGACCGTGAGGATGGACCTTAAACTGATGATGGACAACATGGAACATGGGTTCTACTATTAGCAGGCACTGGCTCATTCTCCCGTTGGCAGTGAAGATGGCCTATATGCCATGTAGTATGACATTTGGTACGCTGCTGCATACGAATGACATGTTGTGCATGTTCTACCACTACCTGCTTCTGTCACTTGAGTCACTTTTCAGAGATGAGGCTGAGTTGGGAGTGTTACTGCATTATTTGAACATTACCCTCCACCCACTGTATTCAGTAAATTAGAATCAGCACAAATAGTGGATTCACCTGTGGGGGCAGTGAATCCACGAGAATATTTTGCCTTGAGAACAACTTGAATCTGTGAATGTGCGGGCCGTGTAACAGCACTGGCCTGGAGCTGGTACGCGGACGAGCTCCAAATAGAAGCAGACTAACTCTATCTCTGGTTATTAGCTGTGTTGCACCATTCGCTTTCATTTATCACCCTCTGTTGGGGAACTCGGTTTCCAGACAGTTATGAGACACCGTCGATGGTACTTGTAAGTCTTTAGAGTTAACTGTGCTAAGGTTTAGTCTTGTTAGCTGAACATCGTAGCCAGCTGGACTAACTGGCCAAGATGTTAGCTGTTAGCTTGCCTCCTTCAGTTGTTGACCAACTAGCCTAGCTATTATGACCATCAAGTTCTTCTTGATTCTGTTAAAGTCGTTATGTCCCCTGAAGTGTCCACTCCTGCATGGACCATAGGCCGACactatgtaaaaatatttagcctgagaaaacagcagagtaaGTTGCCATAAATAAATACCGATGTTTGAGGAGGAGTGGATGCTCTGCTCTTTGAACTGGATGTTGGCGTACAGACTGATTGTGCAGtgtagaagctgctgctgctgatttaacAGTTGTTCTGAAGCACTGAGTGTTATTTGCCAAGAGCACGTTCCTCTAAAgacgttaacgttagctaaccgCTGCTGTGCACTTTGCTCATTCTCCATGCATGTTCAGTGGAAACCCAGTGCGGGAGAATGCGTTGCTTGAGACTTTtagccacttcctgttttcatgGTTATTGACTTCACTCGACTGCGTTCGAGCTCATGTTTGTCTCCTTCAGATTTGTGTTAAGACGTACACTttccttcatgttgctgctacAAACATCTAAAAACTATGAAAAGGTAAACTACTATGGATGACTAGCATAAAGTTGTTATGCTAACACAGTTTCTGCTCAGGTAAATCAAACCTTATCGCAGCACAAACTGATTTTTCATGTTGATTAATACAAGTATTTGGTGAAAAACCCAGGAAATTCTGAGGACTTGTGTAGATTCACTCACAACTTATTTGATGGTGCACCTATTTACATGTAGGCTGCTCCTTCATAAGTAAACTCATCTTATATTtatcttaaatatttaatcatacACACACCTATTGCGCAAGTGTGCTGTGACTGTGAACGTACTGTCACCTCTGCTCAATGGTGGAGTTCAGTATGACGGTCAAGACCaagagctacacacacacacacacacacacaagcacctTTGATCGTTGGTTTGAATTCATTGAGTGTCTCAGTGTGGTTCTCCTCTCACACTGTCTGCTGAATGGAAAGTAGCTAAATGCTGTCAGCAGGAGGTCGTTCCCTTCAGTAACAAAGAGGAACGATGACGCCTGAGCTCCACATCCACGGTCGGTCATCACTCGCTGCTCTAGCATCACACAGTACACGGCTGTGTTAAGGATGAATTCAGATTTGGCACATATAGGTTTTAAATGTCATCTACAATTATTTTGTAGATGCCCTGATACAGGACTGTGGCTCTTTTCACAGATCtacttaaaaaatgtgttttgaggaaaatgttgaaaatacacagtttgCAGATGGTAACtctagaaaaacaaacagctacCTATAAAAATTAACAATAAGATTAATAacttgctttttgtttgtttgtttgtttgtttgttttggataGAATAGTCTCCATTAACACAATTATGTACTTTGTGAACTTcccagttttgttttgtcttttgatttAAGACTTAAAATAAGAGATTGATGCATGTTTAAACCTTTCGTATCTGTTTATCATTTGGTAAATGTGAAGCTGCCACCaacagctggttagcttagcttagcatagagACAGTAAACTGTCAACAAAGCTTGCCTTGATCTTtctaaaggtaaaataaattatGGGTATGTTCGGAGCATACTAAAAGTACAGTGCAGCACCCTATTGTGGTATTGCTGCAGTATACCTCCCAGCCACCGGTGGCAGCGCAGAACCAAACGAGGACGCAGTCCTGCGCCTTCTTTAACTTGACATCACACTGTCCTGTATGAATCAACTGAAATAACAACTAAATGTCTCATTACAACCGATTCAGATTAAAAGCGTCCCCTAGTCAAGCACTAAATATGAATCACATTGTGCCACTATAACACAGTGAAGCAACCACTTACACCGACATGTCCAATCCTGATCGTGTgcttagacacacacatttgtattgCTTGGGTTTAGAAACCATGAGACATCATGGGAATTGTAAAAAGtgagtttagttttagtttgtacAGAGTGATGTGTGCTATTTTGCTGAATGACTGCTCCAGTGAAGTAATTTGAATTCTCTTTTGAACGTTTGTGCTGCAAAAATACctagatgatgatgattgtgatgatgtGGTAGTTTTCAAGAGGTAGCCGAGCTCTTTCTGTAGCATAGTTTTGCCTTCACAGCCATCCCATCGATACACTCCCTCAACAAGCACCAACTACTGAATACACAATGGGCATCATGTGAGCATCTCAGCACCCACAAAACCATTTGAGGCACATTATGCATCATGTGGACTTGTAGACTCGTGTTGTATATTACACGTGGTGGTGGTAATGGAATTTGCAGGCTGCTTCatagttaaaatgaaaaaatcaGCTCTCAACAGGACTCAACAGACACGTTtctacaatttattttattttattttttatgcgTTGTAATATTAAAAGTGGTAATCCTTCACAAGGCCCAAATTTGATTCCAGCTTGTGCGTCTTCAAAGATAAACATGTTCCCACTGGTTGTTGGTACAGTATGTCCTAAAAGGGAAGAATTGACACGACGAGTTGCTAAATATGGAAGCCCAATGATGCCAcaaggaaaaaatgttttttttttaatttaaagactataattaaacaaattacTGACACACACCCATTTGCTGATCaggaatatatatttttcttattcagTCTTGAgtgaatctcttttttttttcattcccaTTCGTGGTATACTTTAAAAAGAATCTCATTCTGTCACCTGTAAAATCACGTGGATttggaaaacaagaaaagccTGTGTACACTTGGCACTACGTGGACAATTAAGTTGATAATTTatgaacattttcactttgaaaaataaatattgttgtgAACTTTTGGAGAAGAGGTTTCAGATTAGAAGAACGCCTGTAATCCACACACTTACGTCGAGCGCATGGGAGGCCACTTTAGAAACCGTTCTGACCCCAGTCTGGTTTCTGGGCTCCAGGAAGCCAGGTAAGCAGAATGAGACTGGCGCTCTTGAAGCAACAAAGTCTCATTTGGCCTCAGCCTGTTCGGTCATTCACAGCACAATATTAGAAAAGCTACTCCGTTTAATCACGTCAAACTATGCAACAGATTATGGAACTGAACTGAAGCATCTCaactcctctgtctctgctgtttttgtcaTCTCCTTGTTAACGTCTCTTCTTTCCATCTGCTTT is part of the Anabas testudineus chromosome 2, fAnaTes1.2, whole genome shotgun sequence genome and harbors:
- the vopp1 gene encoding vesicular, overexpressed in cancer, prosurvival protein 1, with protein sequence MRNPLVDVALTLWLCLECVEAKKYCWYFEGGYPIYFICRSYEDCCGTRCCVRALSIQRLWYFWVLLMMGVLFCCGAGFFIRRRMYPSPLRDEPAFNVSFTRHPVTTPVSQQPGSMQGFGVNGMAGGEPGVTMTHPVYPAQSGSAHMIMSSYPPPPSYCNHPPPPYEQIFQNRDKK